The following proteins are encoded in a genomic region of Diadema setosum chromosome 18, eeDiaSeto1, whole genome shotgun sequence:
- the LOC140241543 gene encoding delta-1-pyrroline-5-carboxylate synthase-like, which produces MSSAVRNILCSAALKRIGSSAKTPFLQEESNCLYQSQLQARKFSHLGSSNESHRSGYGNTLLDCPTHRLVAGSVSALRSVSTTSLVKKPAVSRAELKHCKRIVLKLGSAVITRGDECGLALGRLASIVEQVSELQSTGRQVLLVTSGAVAFGKQLLHHEVMLAKSIKQTLAPNLRTNPLLDSRACAAAGQSGLMSLYEAMFAQYGLTTAQVLVTKPDFYHDYTCSNLRGTIQELLRMNIIPIINSNDAVVPPPEEDKDLAGVRTEVISIKDNDSLAARLAIEVNADLLVLLSDVDGIYSAPPGLEGSSLLNTVYPGDTAFITFGGKSRVGLGGMESKVKAANWALERGCSVVIGNGMNRDDIVLNIVNGRKIGTFFTETKPTGVTPENQAVSAREGGRTLQALAPEERAEIIERLADLLVQRSETILAANQMDIDNARRSEMTGPNLARLSLSEAKLRNLAEGLKQIAASSYRNVGREVKRTLLSDGMLLKQVTVPIGVLMVIFESRPDCLPQVAALAISSANGLLLKGGKEATYSNEALFSLVEEALEIHGAKNAIALVNTREEVGDLLKMSEDIGLVIPRGSKEMVQLIQEQSEGIPVLGHSEGICHVYIDADADPEMALRIVRDSKCDYPAACNAMETLLIHKAHRHTQVFEDILDMLRSENVKFNPGPRLARSLKFGPKEARSMSMEYGALECAVEIVDDVEAAINHIHRYGSSHTDVVVTENEETAQRFLSSVDSACVFHNASTRFSDGYRFGLGAEVGISTTRIHARGPVGVEGLLTTKWILEGSGDTVQEYTEGGPKRFLHQELEPESQEVPEEATA; this is translated from the exons ATGTCGTCTGCTGTGCGAAATATCCTCTGCAGTGCTGCTCTGAAGAGAATCGGGTCTAGTGCCAAGACCCCTTTTCTTCAGGAGGAATCAAACTGTCTGTATCAGTCACAGCTCCAGGCCCGCAAGTTCTCACACTTGGGATCATCCAATGAATCTCACAGATCAGGGTATGGCAACACCCTGTTGGACTGTCCCACTCACAGACTCGTTGCCGGCAGCGTGAGTGCGCTGCGCAGCGTCTCGACGACGTCGCTGGTGAAGAAGCCGGCGGTGTCGCGGGCGGAGCTGAAGCACTGCAAGAGAATCGTCCTGAAGCTTGGGAGTGCCGTGATCACGAGAGGGGACGAGTGTGGGTTGGCGCTGGGACGGCTTGCCTCCATCGTAGAACAG GTATCAGAACTTCAGTCTACTGGCAGACAGGTCCTTCTTGTGACCAGTGGTGCCGTGGCCTTCGGCAAACAACTTCTCCATCATGAGGTCATGCTGGCCAAGAGTATCAAGCAGACCCTTGCCCCAAACCTTCGG ACGAATCCACTGCTGGATTCCAGAGCCTGTGCTGCGGCCGGTCAGAGCGGTCTGATGTCCCTCTATGAGGCCATGTTTGCTCAGTATGGACTGACCACTGCACAG GTGCTGGTCACCAAGCCCGACTTCTACCACGACTACACCTGCAGCAACCTGCGCGGCACCATCCAAGAACTCCTCCGCATGAACATCATCCCCATCATCAACAGCAATGACGCCGTCGTGCCGCCGCCCGAGGAAGACAAAGACCTGGCCGGGGTAAGAACGGAG GTTATCAGCATCAAAGACAATGACAGCCTGGCAGCCCGCCTGGCAATCGAAGTCAACGCTGATCTCCTCGTACTTCTGTCTGACGTCGATGGCATCTATTCGGCTCCTCCCGGTCTGGAAGGTTCTTCCCTTCTGAATACTGTCTACCCCGGTGATACAGCATTCATCACATTTGGGGGGAAGTCACGGGTGGGGCTGGGAGGCATGGAGTCTAAG GTCAAGGCTGCCAACTGGGCTTTGGAACGCGGCTGCAGTGTTGTCATTGGCAACGGGATGAACAGGGACGACATTGTCCTCAACATTGTGAACGGGAGGAAGATCGGGACGTTCTTCACGGAGACAAAGCCCACTGGAGTGACCCCTGAGAACCAAGCTGTCTCAGCCAGAGAGGGGGGCAGAACCCTTCAGGCTCTCGCCCCAGAAGAG AGAGCTGAAATCATTGAACGACTGGCTGACCTGTTAGTTCAAAGGTCAGAAACCATCCTAGCGGCAAACCAAATGGATATCGACAACGCCCGCAGAA GTGAAATGACTGGCCCCAATCTGGCCAGGCTTTCGCTGTCTGAGGCAAAGCTGAGGAATCTCGCCGAAGGATTGAAACAGATCGCTGCTTCCTCCTACCGGAACGTCGGCCGAGAGGTGAAGCGGACGCTCCTCTCGGACGGCATGCTCCTGAAGCAGGTCACGGTGCCAATCGGCGTTCTCATGGTGATCTTCGAGTCCCGCCCAGACTGTCTTCCGCAG GTTGCTGCCCTAGCCATCAGCAGTGCCAACGGCCTCCTGCTGAAGGGAGGAAAGGAGGCTACCTACAGCAACGAGGCACTCTTCTCTCTCGTGGAGGAGGCCCTGGAGATACATGGAGCCAAGAATGCCATCGCACTG GTCAACACTAGAGAGGAAGTTGGCGATCTTCTTAAGATGTCAGAAGACATCGGTCTGGTGATTCCACGAGGCTCCAAGGAGATGGTACAGTTGATCCAGGAACAGAGTGAGGGGATCCCAGTGCTGGGACACAGTGAGGGCATCTGCCATGTCTACATCGATGCTGACGCCGACCCAGAAATGGCCCTACGAATCG TGCGAGATTCCAAGTGTGACTACCCAGCAGCATGTAATGCCATGGAGACACTGCTCATCCACAAGGCACACCGGCATACGCAGGTCTTCGAGGACATCCTAGACATGCTTCGCTCAGAAAAT GTCAAGTTCAACCCAGGGCCACGCCTCGCCCGCTCCCTCAAATTTGGTCCCAAAGAGGCGCGGTCCATGAGCATGGAGTACGGCGCCCTGGAGTGCGCCGTTGAGATCGTGGACGATGTCGAAGCTGCCATCAACCACATCCACCGATACGGCAGCTCGCACACGGATGTGGTGGTCACAGAGAATG AGGAGACCGCACAAAGATTCCTCAGTAGTGTAGACAGTGCCTGTGTCTTCCACAACGCCAGCACTCGCTTCTCAGATGGCTACCGCTTTGGACTAG GAGCTGAAGTGGGCATCAGTACCACCCGAATCCACGCCCGTGGACCAGTAGGCGTGGAGGGACTCCTCACCACCAAATGGATCCTGGAGGGGTCAGGAGACACTGTGCAGGAGTACACGGAGGGAGGACCAAAGAGATTCCTCCACCAAGAGCTGGAGCCAGAGAGCCAAGAAGTGCCGGAGGAGGCGACCGCTTAA